A stretch of Mauremys reevesii isolate NIE-2019 linkage group 25, ASM1616193v1, whole genome shotgun sequence DNA encodes these proteins:
- the LOC120391400 gene encoding adhesion G protein-coupled receptor E2-like — translation MAPTAVTVSHRETRIAGLDPELRTQLWAKLSLERLEALLGKRLSRSRGGWAGVTGDSPFAVLQESYSLTIITYVGLTLSLLCLFLAILTFLLCRSIRNVSTSLHLQLCLCLFLAHLLFLTQVTRPGSQVACAVIAGLLHYLFLACFSWMFLEGLHLFLTVWNLQVVNYTSASQFKKRFMYPFGYGFPALVVAISAAVNPGGYGTSTHCWLSLERGFHWSFLGPVCAIILINITFFALTVWILRNKLSSLNADVSTLRDHRLLTFKAIAQLFILGCTWILGLLQVGPAATVMAYLFTIVNSLQGAFIFLVHCLLNRQVRQEYRRWIKGFRMFSTKSQTYDLSMSAVPTTSTKTVRGPQLCSNTSL, via the exons ATGGCTCCCACCGCAGTGACGGTATCTCACCGTGAGACTCGGATCGCAGGGCTGGACCCTGAGCTCCGCACTCAGCTGTGGGCAAAGCTCTCCCTGGAGCGACTGGAGGCTTTGCTGGGGAAAAGGCTGAGTCGGAGCcgagggggctgggccggggtcaCTGGTGATTCTCCCTTTGCTGTGTTACAGGAGAGCTACTCACTGACCATCATCACCTACGTGGGACtgaccctctccctgctgtgcctcTTCCTGGCCATCCTCACCTTCCTCCTGTGCCGCTCCATCCGCAACGTCAGCAcctccctccacctgcagctctgcctctgcctcttcctggcaCACCTGCTCTTCCTCACCCAGGTGACCCGCCCCGGCAGTCAG gtgGCGTGTGCTGTCATTGCTGGCCTCCTACACTACCTCTTCCTGGCCTGCTTCAGCTGGATGTTCCTGGAGGGCCTGCATCTCTTCCTCACCGTCTGGAACCTGCAGGTCGTGAATTACACCAGCGCCAGCCAGTTCAAGAAGAGATTCATGTACCCGTTCGGCTACGGATTCCCAGCCCTGGTGGTGGCTATTTCTGCAGCGGTGAATCCTGGTGGCTACGGAACTTCCACACA CTGCTGGCTCAGCCTGGAGAGAGGCTTTCATTGGAGCTTCCTGGGACCAGTCTGTGCCATAATCCTG ATAAATATAACATTCTTTGCCCTGACTGTGTGGATCCTCAGAAACAAACTCTCCTCCCTCAATGCAGATGTGTCCACCCTCAGAGACCACAG GTTACTGACCTTTAAAGCCATTGCCCAGCTCTTCATTCTGGGCTGCACATGGATCCTTGGTCTCCTCCAAGTCGGCCCAGCAGCCACGGTCATGGCGTATTTATTCACCATCGTCAACAGCCTGCAGGGAGCCTTCATCTTCCTGGTGCACTGTCTCCTCAATCGCCAG GTGAGACAGGAGTACAGGAGATGGATCAAGGGATTCCGAATGTTCAGCACGAAATCTCAGACATACGATCTGTCCATGTCTGCTGTCCCCACCACCAGCACCAAGACGGTAAGAGGTCCTCAGCTGTGTTCCAATACCAGCCTGTGA